From Streptomyces griseorubiginosus, one genomic window encodes:
- a CDS encoding HAD-IB family hydrolase, translating to MAALGWLTPRRRSATARSVLAGEASAEAARKSVPEEEPAFPVLGDDKAAAFFDLDNTVMQGASLFHFGRGLYKRKFFETRDLARFAWQQAWFRLAGSEDPEHMQEARDSALSIVKGHRVAELQSIGEEIYDEYMAERIWPGTRALAQAHLDAGQKVWLVTAAPVEIAQVIARRLGLTGALGTVAESVDGVYTGKLVGEPLHGPAKAEAVRALSAAEGLDLSRCAAYSDSHNDIPMLSLVGHPYAINPDSKLRKHARQLDWRLRDYRTGRKAAKVGIPAAAGVGAVAGGTAAAIALHKRRR from the coding sequence ATGGCCGCTCTCGGATGGCTCACTCCCCGTAGGCGCTCCGCCACGGCGCGGAGCGTGTTGGCAGGCGAGGCCTCGGCGGAGGCCGCGCGCAAGTCGGTGCCCGAAGAGGAACCCGCGTTCCCGGTCCTCGGCGACGACAAGGCAGCCGCCTTCTTCGACCTGGACAACACCGTGATGCAAGGTGCGTCCCTCTTCCACTTCGGCCGCGGCCTGTACAAACGGAAGTTCTTCGAGACCCGCGACCTCGCCCGCTTCGCCTGGCAGCAGGCCTGGTTCCGGCTGGCCGGCTCCGAGGACCCCGAGCACATGCAGGAGGCCCGCGACTCCGCCCTGTCCATCGTCAAGGGCCACCGCGTCGCCGAACTCCAGTCGATCGGCGAGGAGATCTACGACGAGTACATGGCCGAGCGCATCTGGCCGGGCACCCGCGCCCTCGCCCAGGCCCACCTGGACGCCGGCCAGAAGGTGTGGCTCGTCACAGCGGCCCCGGTGGAGATCGCCCAGGTGATCGCGCGCCGGCTCGGCCTCACCGGCGCCCTGGGCACGGTCGCGGAGTCGGTGGACGGCGTCTACACGGGCAAGCTGGTCGGCGAACCGCTGCACGGCCCCGCGAAGGCGGAGGCGGTCCGCGCTCTGTCCGCGGCGGAGGGCCTGGACCTGTCCCGCTGCGCCGCCTACAGCGACAGCCACAACGACATCCCGATGCTCTCCCTGGTCGGCCACCCCTACGCGATCAACCCGGACAGCAAGTTGCGCAAGCACGCCCGTCAACTCGACTGGCGCCTGCGCGACTACCGCACCGGCAGGAAGGCCGCGAAGGTCGGCATCCCGGCGGCGGCCGGAGTGGGCGCGGTGGCCGGCGGCACGGCGGCGGCGATCGCGCTGCACAAGCGTCGCCGGTAA
- a CDS encoding ECF subfamily RNA polymerase sigma factor, BldN family, whose product MYPHVGVDASGLATLRATVQDLLRGFVPTAYAVPALAVATAPIGPCYALAEGSAAVGRRGRSTGAATARRPAADSDSARMMDLVERAQAGEADAFGRLYDQYSDTVYRYIYYRVGGKATAEDLTSETFLRALRRIGTFTWQGRDFGAWLVTIARNLVADHFKSSRFRLEVTTGEMLDANEVERSPEDSVLESLSNAALLDAVRRLNPQQQECVTLRFLQGLSVAETARVMGKNEGAIKTLQYRAVRTLARLLPDDAR is encoded by the coding sequence GTGTACCCACACGTCGGGGTTGACGCCTCGGGCCTGGCTACGCTGCGCGCAACGGTCCAGGACCTGTTGCGCGGCTTCGTCCCCACCGCGTACGCCGTCCCCGCCCTCGCCGTAGCCACGGCACCGATCGGCCCGTGCTACGCACTGGCCGAAGGTTCCGCGGCCGTCGGCAGACGAGGGCGTTCGACCGGCGCCGCCACCGCCCGCCGTCCGGCCGCGGACAGCGACAGCGCCCGCATGATGGACCTGGTCGAACGCGCCCAGGCCGGCGAGGCCGACGCCTTCGGCCGCCTGTACGACCAGTACAGCGACACGGTGTACCGGTACATCTACTACCGGGTGGGAGGTAAGGCCACCGCCGAGGACCTGACGAGCGAGACGTTCCTGCGCGCGCTGCGCAGGATCGGCACCTTCACCTGGCAGGGCCGCGACTTCGGCGCCTGGCTCGTCACCATCGCGCGCAACCTCGTCGCCGACCACTTCAAGTCGAGCCGCTTCCGCCTGGAGGTCACCACCGGCGAGATGCTCGACGCCAACGAGGTGGAGCGCTCGCCCGAGGACTCCGTCCTGGAGTCCCTCTCCAACGCCGCGCTGCTCGACGCCGTCCGCCGGCTGAACCCGCAGCAGCAGGAGTGCGTGACCCTCCGCTTCCTCCAGGGCCTCTCGGTCGCCGAGACCGCCCGGGTCATGGGAAAGAACGAGGGCGCCATCAAGACCCTGCAGTACCGGGCCGTCCGCACCCTGGCCCGGCTCCTCCCGGACGACGCCCGCTGA